One genomic segment of Pseudomonas sp. p1(2021b) includes these proteins:
- the yidD gene encoding membrane protein insertion efficiency factor YidD, which produces MRKLALVPIQFYRYAISPLMASHCRFYPSCSCYAYEAIENHGLMRGGWLAVRRLGRCHPWNDGGFDPVPPAPSSRTSSIAE; this is translated from the coding sequence ATGCGTAAACTGGCACTCGTTCCGATCCAGTTTTACCGTTATGCCATTAGTCCACTGATGGCCAGCCACTGTCGTTTCTACCCCAGTTGCTCCTGTTACGCCTATGAAGCCATTGAAAACCATGGCCTCATGCGTGGTGGGTGGCTGGCCGTTCGTCGCCTGGGGCGTTGTCATCCGTGGAACGACGGTGGTTTCGATCCCGTTCCACCCGCTCCTTCCTCCCGAACTTCTTCGATAGCCGAGTAA